CGGCGGCGGGAGGGCGCGGTCCGGGTCGGCTCAGACGTCACGGCTCACCCGGGGGTCGAGCAGGAGGTAGGCGGCGTCGGCGAGAAGGGAGCCGGCGAGCACGGCCGCGGTGGTGGCCACGGTCAGGGCGGCGAGCAGCGGCAGGTCGAGCGCCTGGGCGGAGGTGACCACCGCGCCGGCCACGCCGGGCCAGGCGAAGATCTCCTCCACGAGCACGGCGCCGACGATGAGCTCGGGCAGGCGCGCTCCGATGATCGTCACCAGCGGGGCGAGCGAGACGGGCAGCACGTGGGCGGCCACGATCCGTGCCGGCGCCAGCCCGCGCGAACGCGCGCCCCGCACGGCATCGGAGCCGACCGAGCCGGCGACCGAGGCGCGCACGGACAGGAGCAGCCACGGGAGCTGGCTCAGGGCGAGCACGAGCATGGGCAGCACGAGGTGCGCGGCCACCGACCCGACCGTGGGTGCCCGGCCCGGCGCGCTCGCCCCACCCGCCGGGGCCCAGCGCAGCAGCACGGCGACGACCGCGACGCCGCCGAGGGCGAGCACGAACGGTGGAATCGCCTGGATCACCACGGCGCACCCGGAGCAGATCCGATCGAGCGGCGAGCCGGGCCGCAGCCCGGCGAGCGTTCCGCCCACGAGCGCCGCGGCGACCGCGATCACCAGGGCACCGGCGGAGAGCAGCACGGTCCAGCCGAGCCGCTCCCCGATCACCTGGGTGACCGGGGCCGAATAGACCCGCGACCAGCCCAGGTCGCCGCCGAGCAGGTCCCCGGCCCACGCGAGCCAGCCGTGCCACCACGACGCGTCGAGATCGAGGTGCTCGCTCATCGACGCCTTCTGGGCGGTCGAGGTGTGCTGGTACCGGTCGCCCAGGTAGGCGGCCAGCGGGTCGAACGGCGAGCGGGACGCGAGCACGAACACCCCCGCCGAGACCGCCACGAGGATCGGCACCGCCGCCGCGAGCCGCCGGCCCCCGAGCCGGGCCAGGTCGCCGCGCCGGCGCCGCCACCTGCCCCGCGGTGGGGTCCCGATGGCGGCCCTGGCAACTCTGTCGGTCGTGTCGGCCCTGTCGGCTGGGTCGGCTGGGTCGGCTGGGTCGGCTGGGTCGGCTGGGTCGGCTGGGTCGATCGTGTCGGTCGGGTCGGTCATGGCGAGCCGCGCCATCCCGCCAGATTCCACCAGGGCCCCCACGTGACCCCGTGGGAATGGGGCTCGAGCACGAGGGGCCCGCGGTCCCAGTCGTCGTCGGCGATGACGTAGGTGTGGTCGAGGAAGGCGAGCAGCACGTGCGTGGGGTGGTCGATGTAGGCGGCCTGGGCGGCGCGGTAGGCCTCGGCCCGTTCGCCCTCCTCGAGACTGCGGCGTGCCCGGTCGAGCGCGGCGTCGACGCCGGGGATGGTCAGCCCGGCCGGGTTGTCGTACGGCGCGGTCTCGGGGCCGCGGGAGTGCAGCACCCCGTACAGCTGGGTGTCGAGGTCGTAGGGCTTGTCGCCGCCGCCGAGGAGGATGGCGACGTCGGGGAGGCGGGCGTCCATGCGGTCCCACGAGGCGCCCTCGAGTTCCACCCGGATGCCGAGCGCGGCCATGTCCGCGGCGAAGGCGGTGGCCACATCGCGCCGCAGGGAGTCCGAGGCCGGATACATGAGCGTGAACTCGGCCCGGTCGTCGCCGCGTTCGCGGATCCCGTCCGGGCCGGGCAGCCACCCGGCCTCGTCGAGCATCGTCCGGGCCCGGTCGGGGTCGTAGGCGAAGGTGGCCGCGGGGTCGAAGGCCTCGCCGTAGACGGCGGCGGCCGGGGTGTGGGCGGGCCGGCCGCGGCCGGCGAGCACGTCGGCGATGAGCGCGGCCCGGCGGCCCGAGGTTCATCGCGATCCGGGCGGGCTCGTCGGCCGTGAACGGATTCGTGGCCGGCAGGGACACCCCGCGCCAGTCGGCCGAGCGCGCGGAGACCACCTGGACGCCGTCGACGCCCTCGAAGGTGGCGGCGAGCCGGGGCGGGAGCACCGTGCCGTCGAGGCCGCCGGCGCGCATCCGCTGGGCGCGCGCGTTGTCGTCGGGCAGGTGGGCGACCACGAACCGGCTCACCTCGGGCTCGCCGCGCCAATAGTCCTCCCGGGCCTCGAACACGGCCTGGTCGGCGCTCAGGTCGGCCAGCACGTACGGTCCGGTGCCGATCGGGGCGCGGTTGAGGGCCGAGTCGACCGCAGGGCCTCCGGTCAGGGCCTCGGAGGGGGCGATGCCGAGCAGGAGGAGCACGGGGAAGGCACTGTAGGGATGGGTGAGGTCGAAGCGCACGCGGTGGCGGTCGAGCGCAGTGACCGACCCGATCACGTCGTAGGCGGCGGCGACGGCCGAGGCGGACGCCGGGTCCGAGACCGCCTCGTAGGTGGCCACGACGTCGGCGGCATCGAAGGCGGACCCGTCGGAGAAGGTGACCCCCTCGCGCAGGTCGACCTCCCAGCGGGTGCTGTCCGCGTTGCCCACGGGGTCGGCGGCCGCGAGCGCCGGAACGAGGGCGGGCAGGGCGCCGTCCGTGCTGGATTGCGGGCGCAGCAGGCCGTCGTAGAGGGGAGAGACTCCCAGCTCGCCGTAGCCGTTGATCGGGTTGTAGCCGCCCAGGGGCTGGGGGTCGCCGAGCACGAGGGTCTCGCCCGCCGCCCCCGGGTCCTCCCCGCCGGCGCCCGACCCGGTGGCCGGGCCGCCCGTGCACGCGGCGAGCGAGAGTGCGGCGAATGCCCCCGCTGCGATGCGGGCTCGTGTCGCTGGCGCTCTCACGCGGAGCCTTCCGATCGGGTCATGACGATCGGCCGAGTCTAATCTGAACACCTGCACATATCAGCAGGTATGGCCCGATCCGTGCCGATCGGGCAGAGTGGGCGGATGCACGCAGACGAGCACGGCCCGGACATCGCGGCCTGGGCGGAGCGCTTCAGCCTCCTCGGGGCGCCGACGAGGCTGCGGCTGCTCGCGGCGATGCACGAGGCCGGCCCGCAGACGGCGACGGTCGGCGACCTGGCCCGGAGCGCGGGCATGACGGAGACCGCCGCCTCGCAGGCGCTGCGCCTACTGCGCCTGCAAGGCTGGGTGCGCGACGATCGCAGCGGCCGGTCGGTTCGCTACACGCTGGTCGATCCGACCGTGCACGAACTCCTCCACCTCATGGGCGCGACCCACGAGGCGTGACTCAGCTGGCCAGCGCGAGCGCCTCGGCGGTCAGGGGCGGGACCTCGCGCTCGAGCACCGCGGTGAAGATCATCTCCTCGACCTGCTCCTCGCTCACCTTGAGGGCGATCGCGAGCTCCGCGGCGAAGGTGGCGGTGGCCTCGCGCAGGATGTTCGCCTCCCCGTAGGAGACCTTCTTCTCCTCGTTCCGGCGGGCGAGGTCGCGGATGAGCCCGGCCAGCGTGCGCAGGTTCCCGCTGCGCAGCCGCTCGGTGTAGCTCTTGAAGCGACGCGACCACACGTTGTCGAAGGGCTCGCTGTCGGCCACGAGCAGCTCGAAGATCTCCTTGACGCCGTCGGCGTCGACCACGGCGCGCACGCCCAGCTCCTCCGCGAGGTCGACCGGCAAGGCGACCTCCATCCCGTCGCTTCTCACCGTCAGCATGAGGTACCGCTTGCTCTCGCCCCGGATCTTGCGGGTGGAGAGCTTGTCGACCGTCGCGGGTCCGTGCTGCGGGTGGACGATGATCTGGCCCTTGGAGAACTTCACTGAAGAATCCCTTCCCACATGAGTGCGCCGCACTCAGCCTCGGTTTCCGCGTTCTGCCGGCCGCCAGAGACTGTCTCGCTCCCCGCCATTCCCCCTCCGGGTGGAGCAGTGGAGACACGGAGGAATTCACAATCACATCTGGTGGTTGTGCCCGACCTCCGCGAGTCGACTGGACCATTGTCTCATAATCTGGACATAAATGCCAGTCGATGGTAGTGAGCTGTCGATCGGTTACGGATGGGCACCGGCTCAGGCGCCCTCCGGGGCCGGGATCGGCACCTCGGCGGCCTCGAGCAGCGCCCGGGTCGCCGGGTGCGCGGGGGCGGCCCACACCGCCTCGACCGGCCCCTCCTCCACGAGGCGGGCCCGATGCATGACGGCCACCCGCTCGCACACCGTGCGCACGACCGCCAGGTCGTGGGAGATGAACACGAGCGCGGTCCCGGTGCGCTGCGCCAGCTCCGTGAGCAGATCGAGGATCGAGGCCTGCACGGTCACGTCGAGGGCGGAGACGGGCTCGTCGAGCACGAGCACCTCGGGGTCGGCGGCGAGGGCGCGGGCGATCGCGAGCCGTTGGCGTTGCCCGCCCGAGAGCGCGCGGGGGCGGCGGTCGAGCACGGCCCCGGGCAGGCGCACGGCCTCGAGCAGGTCGCGCGGGGTGTGGTCGGTGCCGGCGACGTCGATCGCCGCCCGCAGGATCGTGCCGGCGTTCCAGCGCGGGTCGAAGGAGCCGAGCGGGTCCTGGGGCACGAGCCGGATGCGGCCGCGGTGGATCCGGCGGCGGCGCTCGCTCAGGTCGGTCCACGGTGCCCCGGCGAGGTCGACGCGGCCCTCGTCGGGGCGCTCCGCCGCGAGCAGCATCCGCGCGAGCGTCGACTTCCCGCTGCCCGATTCGCCGACGATCCCCAGCGACTCCCCGCGCCGGACCGACAGGTCCACGCCGTCGAGGGCCGCGAGGGAGCGCCCGCCCGGGAGCCGGTAGTGATGCCGCAGGCCGGTGGCGCGCAGCACCTCGCCGCCCGCCTCCCCCCGCTCCTCGCCTGAGGCCGTGCCGCTGCGACCGCGTGGGGACGACGCCCGCTCGCCTCGGGCGCTCGGGGGCGGCGCGGGTTCCGGCAGTGGTTCGCTCGGCCCCCGCGACCCCCGCGACCCTCGCGACCCGCGCGGGCGCCGGGGTCCCCGTGGAACGGCCTCGAGCAGCGCCCGGGTGCGGGGATGGCGGGGCCGCCCGAGCACCTCGCCGGTCTCGCCGTGCTCGACGATCCGGCCGGCCTCGAGCACGGCGACCTCGTCGGCCAGCCGGGCCACGGCGGACAGGTCGTGGGTGACGAGCACGATCGAGGTGCCCCGATCGCGCAGGCCCGCGAGCAGTTCGAGCACGCCGCGGGCGGTCGTGGCATCGAGCGCGGTGGTCGGTTCGTCGGCCACGAGCAGCGGCGCCCGGCCCACGATCGCGGAGGCGATGAGGGCCCGCTGCCGCATCCCCCCGGACAGCTCCCCCGGGCGTTGCGCGGCCCGGGTCTGCGGCTCGTCGAGGCCCGCGCGTGCGAGGGCCTCGAGCACGCGGCGCCGGCGCTCGATGCGGCCGACACCGCGCAGCCGGAGGGTCTCGCCGACCTCGGCGCGCGACGGTGCGCAGCGGGTCGAGCGAGCCGAGGGCGTCCTGGAGCACGAAGCCGATCTGCCGCCCGCGCAGGGAGCGCCACTGCCCCGCGGTGGCACGGCGCACGTCGCGGCCGGCGACGAGGAATCGATCGCTCGAGGTCCGTGCGGGGGATCCGCCCTCGCCCGCGAGCCCGACGAGGCTGCGCGCGAGCACCGACTTGCCGGCCCCGGACTCCCCCACGACGGCCAGGCACCGGCCCGGAGCCAGGCGCAGGTCGACGCCGTCGAGCACGGTTCCCACCCCGGCAAAGGCGACGGTCAGGCCGGCGAGGTCGAGCACCGGGTCGCCCGCGGCGCGCCCGCTCATGCCGGGGCCGCCGCGCTGATGCGCCGCCCGAGCAGGGTCAGGGCGGCTGCGGTCACGGTGATGGCCAGCCCCGGGGCGAGGGTGAGCCACCAGGAACTGTCGATGTAGAGCCGGCCGTCGTTGAGCATCGCCCCCCATTCCGGCGAGGGCGGCAGCGACCCGAGCCCGAGATAGCTGAGCGCCGAGACCCAGATGATCGCCTGCCCGACCCCCAGGGTGGCCACGGCCACGAGCGGCCAGACGGTGTTCGGGAGCACGTGACGGGCGAACACCCGCGGGCCGGGGAGTCCCTCGAGCCGGGCGGCCAGCACGTACGGGCTGCGGGCCACGGCCTGGGCGCGGGCCCGCAGGATCCGGGCGTAGCCGGGCGCGGTCGCCAGCCCCACCGCGATGACGGAGGCCTCGACCCCGGCGCCGAGCACGGCCACGAGCAGCAGGGCGAGCACGAGCGAGGGCAGCGCGAACATCACCTCGATGATCCGGCTGAGGCCGGCGTCGAGGCGGCGGGGGCCGAGGGCCGCGCCGAATCCCAGCACGACCGCGAGGGACAGGCCGATCGCGGTCGCGGCCGCCGCGATGCCCAGCGAGAGGCCCGTGCCGTGGACGATGCGGGTGTACACGTCGCGGCCCGAGGCGTCGGTGCCGGCGATCCCCGCCCGCCCCGGGGGCGCGAACGCCTCCGTGGGCGCGATCGCCGTCGGGTCGCCCGGGGCGAGCAGGCCCCCAGAGCGCGGCGACGAGCAGCGCCGCGACGATCGCGAGGCTCACCGTGCCGCCGAGGCCCAGCCTCGCGAGCCACCCGCCCGGTCGAGTGCTCATCCGACGACCTCCCCCGCCGGGGCGGCCGCGACCACCTGGGTCCGGCCGCGCAGGCGCGGGTCCACGATGCGTTCGAGCACGTCGGTGGCCGACATGACCACGACGTAGCCGAGCGCCACCACGAGCACCACCCCGATGACCAGGGGCACGTCCCGGGAGTGGGTCGCCTCGATGAGCAGCCGCCCGAGGCCGGGCCGGGCGAACAGGGTCTCCACGACCACGGCCCCCGACAGCAGCGAGCCGAACGCCCACCCGCTCAGCGCGATCGCCGGCAGGGCGGCGTGCCGCAGCGAATGGAACCACAGCACGCGGGCCTCGCTCGCCCCCCGGGTGCGGGCGGTCGTGGCGAACGGGGCCGCATGCGCCTCGTCGAGGCCGTCGCGCATGACCTGTCCGAGGAATCCGGCCACGGGCACGGCGAGCGTGATCGCCGGCAGCACGAGCCCGGCCGGGGCGAGCCCGCTGCTCGTGGCCGGCAGCCACCCGAGCCCGCCGGCGAACACGGCGATGAGGACCGCGCCGAGCCAGAAGTGCGGCATGACGGAGGCAACCACCTCCGCCCCCCGCAGCAGGCCGACACCGGCCCGGCCGCGTCGTCCCCGCGAGAGCACGGCGACCGTGGCCACGGCGAGCGCGAGGACCCAGGCGAGCGCGAGGGAGACGACCGCGAGGGTGAGCGTGCCCCCGAGCTGAGCGCCGATGAGCTCGGCGACCGGGCGCCGTCTCGAATAGGAATCGCCCAGGTCGAACGTGGCCACCCGCGCGAGCTGGCGCAGGTACTGCACGAGGATCGGCCGATCGAGGGCGTACTCCTCGCGCACCCGCGCCATCGCCTCCGGGCTCGCCTGGGAGCCGGGCCCGCCGAGGATGGCCTCGCTCGGGTCTCCCCCGGCCGCCCGGAGCGCGAAGAACACGAGCGTGGCCACGACCCAGGCGACGAGCACCGCTGCGGCGAGCCGGCCGGCGAGCCAGCGCAGGATGGCCATTGCCCACCCGCCCGATCAGTCGGTCAGCCGGGCGTCGACGAACGTCGGCGTGGCCACCGTGCCGAGGGTGCGCACCCCCGTGGCGCCGCGCACGAGGAAGTGGTTCTGCTGGTCGTAGAGCGGCAGGATGTAGTAGCCCTCGAGCACGAGCTGCTGGGCCCGGGTGTACAGGCTCGCGCGTTCGGCCGGATCGGTGGCCGCGGCCGCCTCCTCGAGCAGCGCGTCGAGCGCCGGGTCGTCGATCTGGGCGTGGTTGGCGAAGTAGCCGCTCGGGGCCGGGGTGAGGCCGCTCGAGTGGTAGAGGATGCGCAGCACGTCCGGGCCGACCTTGGTGTAGGGGGCGCTCACGGCGTCGTAGTCGTATCCGGCGTCTGGGCTCTCGGGGCTCTCGGGCGCCGCGAGGGCCTCGTACCAGGCGCTCAGGTCGAGCGGGGTGAGCACGACCTCGAAGCCGACGGCCTTCTCGTTCGCCTGGATCTGTTCGAAGAGCGACTGCTCGGCGGCCACGGACTGGTTCGTGCTCACGGGGAACGCCACGGTGAGCCGCTCGCCGTCCCTCGTGCGGTACCCCTGGTCGTCGCGCCCGGTCCAGCCGGCCTCGTCGAGGAGCTCGTTCGCCCGGGCCGGGTCGGTGGTGAACAGGTCCGGATCGGAGTAGGCGTCCGGCTCGACGCTCGACAGCGGCGAGTACGACCGGGTGGCCGTGCCCTGGTAGAGGGAGGCGATGCCCGGGTTCGGGTCGGCGGCGAGCACGAAGGCCTGCCGCACCCGGATGTCGTCGAAGGGCGCCTGGCCGGAGTTCAGCTCGATGCGGTTGACGGAGCCGGGGCGCGGGGCGTCGATGTGGGCGATATCCCCGCCCGCCTCGGCGGCGGTGATCGCGCCGGGCTCGGGGTTGTCGATCACGTTCACCTCCCCGGAGCGCAGGGCGGCCCAGCGGGTGGCCGGGTCGGGGATGAACCGCCATTCGATGCGCTCGAGGTGGGCGGGGCCGGTGTTCTCGGTCCCGGGGCCGGGGGTGGCGTAGTCCTCGTTGCGCTCGAGGATCACGTGTTGCTGGGGCACCCATTCGGCCACGGTGAACGGGCCGGTGCCGATCGGGGCGGCGCAGTTGGCGTCCATCCCGCGGGCGATTCCGGCCGGGGACTGGATCGCGGTCCACTGCTGGCTCAGGGACTCGAGCAGCGAGGAGTCGGGCTCGCTCAGGTGGAAGCGCACGTGGGTGGCGTCGACCGCCTCGACCGTCTCGATCTTGGCCACGGCGAGGTAGCCGGTGGAGGAGGCGGTGTCCGGATCCTGGAGGTGCTCGATGTTCACCTTGACGGCCTCGGCGTCGAGCGGGGTGCCGTCGGTGAACGTGATCCCGTCTGCGAGGGTGAGGTCCCACGTGAGGCCGTCGGCGGAGACCTCCCAGTCCGTGGCGAGCCAGGGCTGGATCCGCCCGCTCGCGTCGCGGCCCACGAGCGGCTCGAGGTATTGGGTGGAGATGAGTGCCTGCGGGTAGTTCCCGCCGACGTGCGGATCGAGGCAGTCGGGCTCCGCGTCGCCGGTCGCGTACACGAGCGTTCCGCCCGCTGCGCCTTCCAGGCCGACGGACGACGCCCCCTCGCCCTCCGCAGCTCCCCCGCCCGAACAGGCGCCGAGCACGAGGGTGGCCACGACGGCGCCGGCGCCCAGGGCCGCGCGTGCCGCGGTGCGATGGGTGCGGCGCGTGCTCGAGGGCCCGCCGGCCCGGGTCGCCTGATCGGCCACGTCGTTCTCCTTCGGATCGAGATTGTTGGTCTGCGTCCAACAATAGGCCTCGCGAGCCGGCCGCTGCCGTAGGATCTCGGGATGCGGCAACGTCAGCGCGCGGGCCGGCCACGGGCCTCTTCCCGCGAGATCCTGGAGGAGGCGGCGTGCGAACTCTTCCTCGAGCAGGGCTACG
The window above is part of the Pseudactinotalea sp. HY158 genome. Proteins encoded here:
- a CDS encoding metalloregulator ArsR/SmtB family transcription factor gives rise to the protein MHADEHGPDIAAWAERFSLLGAPTRLRLLAAMHEAGPQTATVGDLARSAGMTETAASQALRLLRLQGWVRDDRSGRSVRYTLVDPTVHELLHLMGATHEA
- a CDS encoding ABC transporter permease, whose translation is MAILRWLAGRLAAAVLVAWVVATLVFFALRAAGGDPSEAILGGPGSQASPEAMARVREEYALDRPILVQYLRQLARVATFDLGDSYSRRRPVAELIGAQLGGTLTLAVVSLALAWVLALAVATVAVLSRGRRGRAGVGLLRGAEVVASVMPHFWLGAVLIAVFAGGLGWLPATSSGLAPAGLVLPAITLAVPVAGFLGQVMRDGLDEAHAAPFATTARTRGASEARVLWFHSLRHAALPAIALSGWAFGSLLSGAVVVETLFARPGLGRLLIEATHSRDVPLVIGVVLVVALGYVVVMSATDVLERIVDPRLRGRTQVVAAAPAGEVVG
- a CDS encoding ABC transporter substrate-binding protein produces the protein MADQATRAGGPSSTRRTHRTAARAALGAGAVVATLVLGACSGGGAAEGEGASSVGLEGAAGGTLVYATGDAEPDCLDPHVGGNYPQALISTQYLEPLVGRDASGRIQPWLATDWEVSADGLTWDLTLADGITFTDGTPLDAEAVKVNIEHLQDPDTASSTGYLAVAKIETVEAVDATHVRFHLSEPDSSLLESLSQQWTAIQSPAGIARGMDANCAAPIGTGPFTVAEWVPQQHVILERNEDYATPGPGTENTGPAHLERIEWRFIPDPATRWAALRSGEVNVIDNPEPGAITAAEAGGDIAHIDAPRPGSVNRIELNSGQAPFDDIRVRQAFVLAADPNPGIASLYQGTATRSYSPLSSVEPDAYSDPDLFTTDPARANELLDEAGWTGRDDQGYRTRDGERLTVAFPVSTNQSVAAEQSLFEQIQANEKAVGFEVVLTPLDLSAWYEALAAPESPESPDAGYDYDAVSAPYTKVGPDVLRILYHSSGLTPAPSGYFANHAQIDDPALDALLEEAAAATDPAERASLYTRAQQLVLEGYYILPLYDQQNHFLVRGATGVRTLGTVATPTFVDARLTD
- a CDS encoding ABC transporter permease encodes the protein MARLAMTDPTDTIDPADPADPADPADPADPADRADTTDRVARAAIGTPPRGRWRRRRGDLARLGGRRLAAAVPILVAVSAGVFVLASRSPFDPLAAYLGDRYQHTSTAQKASMSEHLDLDASWWHGWLAWAGDLLGGDLGWSRVYSAPVTQVIGERLGWTVLLSAGALVIAVAAALVGGTLAGLRPGSPLDRICSGCAVVIQAIPPFVLALGGVAVVAVLLRWAPAGGASAPGRAPTVGSVAAHLVLPMLVLALSQLPWLLLSVRASVAGSVGSDAVRGARSRGLAPARIVAAHVLPVSLAPLVTIIGARLPELIVGAVLVEEIFAWPGVAGAVVTSAQALDLPLLAALTVATTAAVLAGSLLADAAYLLLDPRVSRDV
- a CDS encoding ABC transporter permease, with protein sequence MYTRIVHGTGLSLGIAAAATAIGLSLAVVLGFGAALGPRRLDAGLSRIIEVMFALPSLVLALLLVAVLGAGVEASVIAVGLATAPGYARILRARAQAVARSPYVLAARLEGLPGPRVFARHVLPNTVWPLVAVATLGVGQAIIWVSALSYLGLGSLPPSPEWGAMLNDGRLYIDSSWWLTLAPGLAITVTAAALTLLGRRISAAAPA
- a CDS encoding ABC transporter substrate-binding protein, producing the protein MADVLAGRGRPAHTPAAAVYGEAFDPAATFAYDPDRARTMLDEAGWLPGPDGIRERGDDRAEFTLMYPASDSLRRDVATAFAADMAALGIRVELEGASWDRMDARLPDVAILLGGGDKPYDLDTQLYGVLHSRGPETAPYDNPAGLTIPGVDAALDRARRSLEEGERAEAYRAAQAAYIDHPTHVLLAFLDHTYVIADDDWDRGPLVLEPHSHGVTWGPWWNLAGWRGSP
- a CDS encoding ATP-binding cassette domain-containing protein; this translates as MLEALARAGLDEPQTRAAQRPGELSGGMRQRALIASAIVGRAPLLVADEPTTALDATTARGVLELLAGLRDRGTSIVLVTHDLSAVARLADEVAVLEAGRIVEHGETGEVLGRPRHPRTRALLEAVPRGPRRPRGSRGSRGSRGPSEPLPEPAPPPSARGERASSPRGRSGTASGEERGEAGGEVLRATGLRHHYRLPGGRSLAALDGVDLSVRRGESLGIVGESGSGKSTLARMLLAAERPDEGRVDLAGAPWTDLSERRRRIHRGRIRLVPQDPLGSFDPRWNAGTILRAAIDVAGTDHTPRDLLEAVRLPGAVLDRRPRALSGGQRQRLAIARALAADPEVLVLDEPVSALDVTVQASILDLLTELAQRTGTALVFISHDLAVVRTVCERVAVMHRARLVEEGPVEAVWAAPAHPATRALLEAAEVPIPAPEGA
- a CDS encoding CarD family transcriptional regulator, with the protein product MKFSKGQIIVHPQHGPATVDKLSTRKIRGESKRYLMLTVRSDGMEVALPVDLAEELGVRAVVDADGVKEIFELLVADSEPFDNVWSRRFKSYTERLRSGNLRTLAGLIRDLARRNEEKKVSYGEANILREATATFAAELAIALKVSEEQVEEMIFTAVLEREVPPLTAEALALAS